From Parus major isolate Abel chromosome 1A, Parus_major1.1, whole genome shotgun sequence, the proteins below share one genomic window:
- the NUDT4 gene encoding diphosphoinositol polyphosphate phosphohydrolase 2 isoform X1 yields the protein MEPEEEPGGAAVREVYEEAGVKGKLGRLLGIFEQNQDRKHRTYVYVLTVTEILEDWEDSVNIGRKREWFKVEDAIKVLQCHKPVHAEYLEKLKLSCSPTNGNSVVPPLPDNNSLYVTSAQTSGLPSTVR from the exons ATGGAACCAGAAGAAGAGCCAGGGGGAGCAGCCGTGAGAGAGGTGTATGAAGAG GCTGGAGTAAAGGGAAAGCTAGGCAGACTACTTGGGATATTTGAG CAGAACCAGGATCGGAAGCATAGGACGTATGTTTATGTTCTTACTGTGACAGAAATACTGGAAGACTGGGAGGATTCAGTTAATATAG gaaggaaaagagaatggTTTAAAGTAGAAGATGCAATCAAGGTCCTTCAGTGTCACAAGCCTGTTCATGCAGAATACTTGGAAAAACTGAAACTGAGCTGTTCACCCACTAATGGAAACTCTGTGGTTCCCCCTCTTCCAGACAATAACTCCTTATATGTCACTTCTGCACAGACTTCTGGGTTGCCCTCTACTGTGAGATAA
- the NUDT4 gene encoding diphosphoinositol polyphosphate phosphohydrolase 2 isoform X2, translating into MEPEEEPGGAAVREVYEEAGVKGKLGRLLGIFENQDRKHRTYVYVLTVTEILEDWEDSVNIGRKREWFKVEDAIKVLQCHKPVHAEYLEKLKLSCSPTNGNSVVPPLPDNNSLYVTSAQTSGLPSTVR; encoded by the exons ATGGAACCAGAAGAAGAGCCAGGGGGAGCAGCCGTGAGAGAGGTGTATGAAGAG GCTGGAGTAAAGGGAAAGCTAGGCAGACTACTTGGGATATTTGAG AACCAGGATCGGAAGCATAGGACGTATGTTTATGTTCTTACTGTGACAGAAATACTGGAAGACTGGGAGGATTCAGTTAATATAG gaaggaaaagagaatggTTTAAAGTAGAAGATGCAATCAAGGTCCTTCAGTGTCACAAGCCTGTTCATGCAGAATACTTGGAAAAACTGAAACTGAGCTGTTCACCCACTAATGGAAACTCTGTGGTTCCCCCTCTTCCAGACAATAACTCCTTATATGTCACTTCTGCACAGACTTCTGGGTTGCCCTCTACTGTGAGATAA